The Lycium barbarum isolate Lr01 chromosome 12, ASM1917538v2, whole genome shotgun sequence genome includes a region encoding these proteins:
- the LOC132621239 gene encoding signal recognition particle 43 kDa protein, chloroplastic, which translates to MDALFVNSSLSRLKLLKCPPQFPTLAHQPFLQLKKLNKFPLVFATLQNQQQQQEREEEEEEELVFQDYDKDETYGEVNKIIGSRAIEGGKGMEYLIEWKDEHAPTWVPSDFIAKDVVAEYETPWWNVAKKPDESALKKLLEADDGRDVNAVDEDGRTALLFVSGLGSEPCVKLLVEAGADVNYRDRNGGLTALHMAAGYVKPGVAKLLIELGADPEVEDYRGQTPLRLARMILNQTPKGNPMQFARRLGLENVIRVLEDAIFEYAQVEEILEKRGKGENVEYLVKWKDGEDNEWVKAWLINEDLVNDFEAGLEYAVAECILEKRDGEDGKGEYLVKWTDIEEATWEPQENVDPLLIEDFEKGQQKVVS; encoded by the exons ATGGATGCTCTGTTCGTCAATTCCTCTCTTTCCCGCCTCAAATTACTCAAATGCCCCCCTCAATTCCCTACCTTAGCCCATCAACCTTTTCTCCAACTCAAAAAACTGAACAAATTCCCACTTGTATTTGCTACACTTCAGAAccagcaacaacaacaagaaagagaagaagaagaagaagaagaattggtGTTTCAAGATTATGATAAGGATGAAACGTACGGTGAAGTTAACAAGATCATTGGGAGTCGAGCAATTGAAGGAGGGAAAGGAATGGAGTATTTGATAGAGTGGAAAGACGAACATGCCCCTACTTGGGTTCCTTCTGATTTCATTGCTAAAGATGTTGTAGCTGAATACGAAACACCTTGGTGGAATGTGGCGAAAAAGCCGGATGAGTCTGCTCTTAAGAAGCTTCTAGAAGCTGATGATGGCAGAGATGTAAATGCTGTTGATGAGGATGGACGTACGGCTTTGCTCTTTGTTTCAGGTCTCGGGTCGGAGCCCTGTGTAAAGCTGCTAGTTGAAGCTGGTGCTGACGTCAATTACCGCGATAGAAATGGCG GTTTAACGGCTCTGCATATGGCAGCCGGGTATGTGAAGCCTGGGGTTGCCAAGTTGTTAATTGAGCTTGGCGCGGATCCTGAGGTGGAGGATTACAGAGGGCAGACACCGTTGAGATTGGCGAGGATGATATTGAATCAAACACCTAAAGGAAATCCAATGCAATTCGCGAGGAGGTTAGGGTTAGAAAATGTGATTAGGGTATTGGAGGATGCAATTTTCGAGTATGCTCAAGTGGAAGAGATATTGGAAAAGAGAGGGAAAGGTGAAAATGTAGAGTATTTAGTGAAATGGAAGGATGGAGAGGATAATGAATGGGTGAAAGCATGGCTGATAAATGAGGATTTGGTAAACGATTTTGAGGCTGGATTGGAATATGCAGTGGCGGAGTGTATTTTGGAGAAGAGAGACGGTGAGGATGGGAAAGGCGAATACTTGGTTAAATGGACTGAtattgaggaagctacatgggaaccTCAAGAAAATGTTGACCCCCTTCTGATAGAAGATTTTGAAAAGGGTCAACAGAAAGTAGTAAGTTGA